In Labrus bergylta chromosome 1, fLabBer1.1, whole genome shotgun sequence, one genomic interval encodes:
- the si:dkey-9i23.8 gene encoding opsin-1, short-wave-sensitive 1 — translation MPCCPALLVSGVLNVTVQVERPWPDAEKWLLVAVLGVEMVMGVLGNSLVLLAKVMCRGQFCCRYWLPLISLTLSDFVFINDSCDDEGCSVLIISGSFLAMLTGGQRSPWCEVVSLLKFAFISSSIGSIAILCVQRLIGPASTGSALFAVMVTACLASWVTGVVFGSVPVVYAWIKYDPAEMLCAVFWENSYSDMLVYILCAFSVCIFVPVFLIFICSLLSALGCGFTPYSDEESDLSEVTPLLVASYMFCYTPFVVSELILLGRMDLLPAPDWLRTLSSVMSYLDCGLNPLIYCSHQDFREAGLALLWTNRKPPSEPVLTAITKHEL, via the exons ATGCCCTGCTGTCCTGCCTTGTTAGTGAGTGGCGTGTTGAACGTGACGGTGCAGGTGGAGCGTCCATGGCCAGATGCGGAGAAGTGGCTGCTGGTGGCGGTGCTGGGCGTGGAGATGGTGATGGGAGTGCTGGGAAACAGTCTGGTTCTACTGGCCAAAGTAATG tgtcgAGGTCAGTTCTGCTGTCGGTACTGGCTTCCTCTCATCAGTCTCACTCTGTCGGACTTTG TGTTTATCAATGACTCCTGTGATGATGAAGGCTGCTCCGTCCTCATCATCAGCGGATCCTTCCTCGCCATGCTGacaggaggtcagaggtcaccgTGGTGTGAGGTTGTCAGCCTTCTGAAGTTTgctttcatctcctcctctatCGGGAGCATAG caATTTTATGTGTCCAGCGACTGATTGGCCCCGCCTCCACAGGAAGTGCTCTGTTTGCTGTCATGGTGACAGCTTGTTTGGCTTCCTGGGTGACAGGCGTGGTGTTCGGGAGCGTTCCTGTCGTTTACGCTTGGATCAA gtacGACCCTGCAGAGatgctgtgtgctgtgttttggGAGAACAGTTATTCAGACATGTTGGTCTACATTCTGTGTGCGTTCTCCGTCTGCATCTTTGTCCCCGTCTTCCTCATCTTTATTTGCTCCCTGCTTAGTGCCCTTGGCTGTGGCTTCACCCCCTACAG TGATGAAGAGTCAGATCTGTCTGAGGTCACTCCTCTGCTTGTGGCATCCTACATGTTCTGTTACACCCCCTTTGTGGTCTCTGAG CTGATCCTGCTGGGACGGATGGACCTGTTGCCAGCTCCTGATTGGTTGAGGACGCTGTCATCAGTGATGTCATACCTGGACTGTGGTCTGAATCCCCTGATCTACTGCTCCCATCAGGACTTCAGGGAGGCTGGGCTTGCCCTGCTCTGGACCAATAGGAAGCCTCCATCAGAGCCGGTGCTGACAGCCATCACCAAACACGAGCTGTGA